Proteins encoded by one window of Lycium barbarum isolate Lr01 chromosome 11, ASM1917538v2, whole genome shotgun sequence:
- the LOC132620177 gene encoding uncharacterized mitochondrial protein AtMg00810-like, which translates to MTLLNSEFVMKELGPLSYFLGIAVTRHAGGLFLSQKKYAEEIIERASMSSFRPSATPVDTKPKLSATSTLPFKDPSLYRSLAGALQYLTFTRSDILYVVQQIFLFMHNPMEVHMNAPKCIVRYIKGTLDHGLRLYPSKPTTLISYTDAD; encoded by the coding sequence ATGACGCTTCTCAACTCTGAATTTGTTATGAAGGAATTGGGACCACTCAGTTATTTCTTGGGAATAGCTGTTACTCGTCATGCAGGTGGTTTATTTTTATCTCAAAAGAAGTATGCCGAAGAGATCATAGAACGAGCTAGCATGTCGTCTTTTAGGCCAAGTGCCACTCCAGTTGACACCAAACCGAAGTTAAGTGCCACTTCTACCTTACCATTTAAGGATCCTTCACTTTATCGCAGCCTGGCAGGTGCACTGCAATATCTCACTTTCACGAGATCGGACATTTTGTATGTTGTGCAACAGATTTTTCTATTTATGCATAACCCGATGGAGGTCCACATGAATGCTCCCAAATGCATTGTACGCTATATTAAGGGCACCCTTGATCATGGCTTGCGTCTTTATCCATCTAAACCCACCACTCTCATTTCGTATACGGATGCAGATTAG
- the LOC132620178 gene encoding uncharacterized protein LOC132620178 produces the protein MTDSSSSNSTKSFFHLSLAVSNIKNHICITLEMENVQYGTWAELFKIHAKSHRFLHHIIPPESGKEKVPKIDAEQELWSTLDATVLQWIYATISTDLFHTILELDSTTMDAWNRLRDIFQDNKNSRAITLEHEFSHTNMEDFPNASAYCQQLKILSDQLKNVGAPASNNRLVLQMVARLTEAYKGVGTLIRQSNPLPLFYQACSMLILEEISFTKQLATGSTTAMLLWDYDENPSSGNNHPNRQNNSGKKHQNSSNNGGKNCGRGGANRGSGSRNNGGFGGGRGSSTTTSSNNGSLGWEMHNNGNDPSCRGRCLLVRIQPLQGPGLTLNNGRLAYLGHVHRKLTL, from the coding sequence ATGACTGATTCTTCTTCCTCTAATTCTACCAAGTCCTTCTTCCACCTATCTTtagctgtctccaacatcaaaaATCACATCTGCATTACTCTCGAGATGGAAAACGTCCAATATGGGACATGGGCGGAACTCTTCAAAATCCATGCCAAATCCCACAGATTCCTTCACCATATTATTCCACCCGAGTCCGGGAAAGAAAAGGTGCCCAAAATCGATGCTGAACAAGAGTTATGGTCGACTCTTGATGCCACGGTTCTTCAATGGATTTATGCTACCATCTCTACTGACCTATTTCATACTATTCTTGAACTCGACTCCACGACCATGGATGCTTGGAATAGGTTGCGTGACATATTCCAGGACAACAAAAATTCTCGAGCTATCACTCTTGAGCATGAATTTTCTCACACAAATATGGAGGACTTCCCTAATGCTTCCGCGTATTGTCAACAACTCAAGATTCTATCTGATCAACTCAAGAACGTCGGTGCTCCAGCCTCCAACAACCGCCTCGTCCTTCAAATGGTAGCCAGACTCACTGAAGCCTATAAGGGGGTAGGTACACTCATCCGTCAAAGCAATCCCCTTCCTCTCTTTTATCAAGCCTGTTCCATGCTCATTCTTGAAGAAATAAGCTTTACCAAACAGCTTGCCACGGGATCCACTACCGCCATGCTTCTTTGGGATTACGACGAAAATCCATCTTCTGGAAATAACCACCCAAACCGTCAGAATAACAGTGGTAAAAAGCATCAAAACAGTAGTAACAATGGTGGAAAGAACTGTGGCAGAGGCGGTGCCAATAGAGGCAGTGGCAGCCGAAACAACGGTGGTTTCGGTGGTGGACGCGGCAGCAGCACCACGACCAGTAGCAACAATGGCAGCCTTGGATGGGAAATGCACAACAATGGCAATGACCCTTCATGCCGTGGCCGGTGCCTCCTTGTCCGTATCCAACCACTCCAAGGCCCAGGACTAACACTCAACAATGGCAGGCTGGCATACTTGGGCCACGTCCACCGCAAGCTTACTCTATAG
- the LOC132620179 gene encoding uncharacterized protein LOC132620179 — protein MDQQTPVVIGATSTFEKQTNITNVIDANHPYYLQPSNSHGMTLVHSSFYGKGFPGLRRGNILMLKPLPSMDHAYYMLLQDENQIEVYVNAQIPSDSSSFMLANQGRNIQKTRNQTRLHGFPEDFQFPNQKGDGAQAKANAGIIEEVQENFVMQNESTAHGLMQFSKEQCTEIAKMVHKQMQLGKTSISNPEINAIACAGASEHMCFDSSSLSSLIALPVPVNINLPNSFRITVTHTGSVPILHNLTLKNVLYVLDFKYNLLSVTRLCIQIKDKFEVHVKRFTSDNALELGRGSLETIFLKEKGIFHQRSCTATPQQNRVVERKHRHLLELARGLFFQSKVPISYWGECILTATHLINRMPSKVLKGKSPYQMLFGRKPCYTSLESFGCPCYASTLSQDRGKFDERARKCVFLGYPTNQKGYKFLDLETKQILVSRDVHFHEETFPFMTDDPTSSTSHTHFTKPDISIDSDPQSFLHLPQSYPTPSETTTDHSISSHHPLHLKPRPVLTLHHHHHLILLLNHIIPILFLPEKVIDFPTNLSI, from the exons ATGGATCAACAAACCCCAGTTGTTATTGGAGCAACTTCCACTTTTGAAAAACAGACTAATATCACTAATGTCATTGATGCAAATCACCCTTATTATCTGCAGCCTTCAAATTCACATGGAATGACCTTGGTTCACTCCAGTTTTTATGGAAAGGGATTTCCAGGATTGAGAAG GGGAAACATACTGATGCTTAAACCTTTACCTAGCATGGATCATGCATATTATATGTTATTACAAGATGAAAATCAAATAGAGGTATATGTCAATGCACAGATCCCATCAGATTCAAGTTCATTCATGTTAGCAAATCAAGGAAGGAACATTCAAAAAACTAGAAATCAGACAAG GTTGCATGGTTTTCCTGAGGATTTTCAATTCCCCAATCAAAAAGGAGATGGAGCACAAGCAAAAGCAAATGCAGGAATAATTGAGGAAGTACAAGAGAACTTTGTAATGCAAAATGAATCTACTGCACATGGTCTGATGCAGTTCAGCAAGGAGCAGTGCACAGAAATAGCAAAAATGGTCCATAAGCAGATGCAGCTAGGGAAAACAAGCATATCTAATCCAGAGATCAATGCCATTGCTTGTGCTG GGGCATCAGAACATATGTGTTTTGATTCATCTTCCCTTTCATCATTAATTGCACTTCCTGTTCCAGTTAATATCAATCTACCTAATTCCTTTAGGATAACTGTCACACATACAGGAAGTGTACCCATTCTACACAATCTTACTCTTAAGAATGTGCTCTATGTCCTAGATTTTAAGTACAATCTCCTCTCTGTCACTAGGTTATGTATTCAAATT AAAGACAAATTTGAGGTTCATGTTAAGAGATTCACATCTGACAATGCTCTTGAGTTAGGAAGAGGTTCACTTGagacaatttttttaaaagaaaagggaATTTTTCATCAAAGAAGTTGCACTGCCACCCCACAACAGAATAGGGTGGTGGAAAGAAAACATAGACATCTTTTGGAACTTGCTAGAGGACTATTTTTTCAATCTAAAGTCCCCATATCCTATTGGGGTGAATGTATTTTGACTGCTACCCATTTGATAAATAGAATGCCTTCTAAAGTTCTCAAAGGGAAGAGTCCCTATCAAATGCTTTTTGGCAGAAAACCATGTTACACTTCTTTGGAATCATTTGGATGTCCATGTTATGCATCTACCCTGTCCCAAGATAGGGGAAAGTTTGATGAAAGGGCAAGAAAATGTGTTTTCTTGGGTTATCCTACTAACCAGAAAGGATACAAATTTTTAGATCTAGAGACGAAGCAAATTCTGGTTTCCAGAGATGTGCATTTCCATGAAGAAACCTTTCCTTTCATGACAGATGACCCTACATCATCCACATCTCACACTCACTTCACAAAACCTGACATATCTATTGATTCAGACCCTCAATCCTTTCTCCATTTACCACAATCTTATCCTACCCCATCAGAGACAA